In one window of Synechococcus sp. M16CYN DNA:
- a CDS encoding YkgJ family cysteine cluster protein: MSNLNLSWCCVQQCGACCRLCPEERSEALAALSEEQRVTYLSMVGDDGWCIHYDSGGRHCRIYSERPDFCRVSQLGDLFGILSDSLEQFAVTCCDQQIRSTYGGRSKVMRRVNRVRRNRRRAR, from the coding sequence ATGAGCAACTTGAATTTAAGCTGGTGTTGCGTTCAACAATGCGGGGCGTGTTGCAGGCTTTGTCCGGAGGAACGCAGTGAAGCCTTGGCAGCTCTAAGCGAGGAACAACGGGTCACCTATCTCAGCATGGTGGGTGATGACGGCTGGTGTATCCACTACGACAGCGGCGGACGCCACTGCAGGATCTACTCAGAACGTCCAGATTTTTGTCGTGTTAGTCAATTGGGGGATTTATTCGGTATCCTATCCGATAGCCTGGAGCAGTTCGCGGTCACCTGCTGCGATCAACAGATCCGCAGCACCTATGGCGGACGTAGTAAGGTAATGCGCAGGGTCAACCGCGTGCGACGAAACCGGAGGCGGGCGAGATGA
- a CDS encoding TMEM165/GDT1 family protein yields MTDQNGTATERPGFIAVLFSTFITVFVAEFGDKTQLATLLLSAQSGSPGLVFLGAAFALISSSLVGVLIGRWLEKAFPPERLELMAGLLMVCLGLWLGLQASRSLLAIRTHT; encoded by the coding sequence ATGACCGACCAAAATGGTACCGCAACCGAGCGCCCCGGATTTATCGCTGTTCTGTTTAGTACATTCATAACGGTGTTTGTTGCTGAGTTCGGCGATAAGACTCAGCTCGCTACACTTCTTTTATCAGCACAGTCGGGTTCACCCGGACTTGTATTTCTCGGGGCGGCTTTTGCCCTGATTTCTTCCAGTCTTGTGGGGGTTTTGATAGGGCGATGGCTGGAGAAAGCGTTTCCGCCAGAACGATTAGAGCTGATGGCTGGACTACTTATGGTTTGCCTCGGTCTGTGGTTGGGATTGCAAGCAAGCCGTTCGCTTCTTGCGATCAGAACGCACACTTAA
- a CDS encoding TMEM165/GDT1 family protein yields the protein MDFALLISTFTTVFLAELGDKTQLATVAISGTSNHPLAVFLGSASALVLASFLGALAGGSVAAMIPTNMLQLIASVGFLVIGSRLLWPLLGKKPSEPNESGSSNS from the coding sequence ATGGATTTTGCTCTTCTGATTTCCACCTTCACCACTGTGTTCCTTGCAGAGTTGGGCGATAAGACACAATTGGCCACGGTGGCGATTAGCGGCACGTCCAACCATCCTCTTGCTGTATTTCTCGGTTCTGCTTCGGCCCTTGTGCTGGCAAGCTTTCTTGGTGCTCTCGCCGGCGGTTCAGTGGCTGCCATGATCCCTACTAACATGCTCCAACTGATTGCATCTGTTGGGTTTTTAGTGATTGGCTCTCGACTTCTATGGCCGTTGCTTGGTAAAAAACCATCTGAGCCCAACGAAAGCGGTTCTTCTAACTCCTAA
- a CDS encoding RNB domain-containing ribonuclease, with amino-acid sequence MKFTVADLLDQLSTDVPVEIAVLTKVLKLTNKIEKQSLDLALNALSKLGIVSQDESGGVLQCLDHGLIDARLRCSSKGFCFAIRNDGGEDIYIRDHQLNHAWNGDRAFVRITREGGRRRSPEGSVQCILERSTTSLLAQVERQNDQLIAAPLDDRMLTTIRLPDEAAEYLSAEQPTTVVEVRVSSYPIAQNAAKGFVVRPLPLNGGPTADRDLLLTKVGLHNRPAPPRGLGKAPITKGRIDLTDQPALLLESWMDSNAPGLPAVHVEARDGGCRLWVHSPAVAERIGGINSLDLWLKERMEALCLGETWQPLLQPSLNKVTRFTTTKVSEAVSVRMDVSSEGELTDWEFMLTSVKPVATIGSEQLKALDERKPKTRTIPTALKAIKGQISQLETLRFCAGCLRAHEHIQGLVELDLRPPCLEALGDLRWADPSGLRHRWIDAPNAMDPHSLLQTFIRAADRAWEFHRASLQLPGITTQAGDLDPSVLADVAKSAFALDLPLELDEEGGSPSAQELISVFSASTHRRVLEQQLSHALPTMDFVAVMGVNDQVKYRKDAADDTLFSSGSKSVEKVKPSALAPWCCATMTYAHVVNQQVLVFLLQEGKDRPTVRQKKRLILGRKNCVADLSWGLFTGSQNDKLRSLVSDRLVQRMNNRRRQVLELEKDLLAMVQARAAQPLVGQQAEGRISGVQSYGFFVEIGESRFEGLVHVSSLNDDWYEYRSRQNRLVGRKNKRVYQLGDSVQVRVLKVDVLRNQIDLEVNSFLQIEHDTEQVDAAPLLPVL; translated from the coding sequence ATGAAATTTACGGTCGCCGATCTGCTCGACCAGTTGTCCACTGATGTCCCAGTTGAGATAGCTGTTCTAACCAAGGTCCTCAAACTGACAAACAAGATCGAAAAACAGTCTTTGGATCTAGCTCTCAATGCTCTATCTAAGTTGGGGATTGTTTCACAAGATGAAAGCGGCGGTGTTTTGCAATGTCTTGATCATGGATTAATTGATGCGCGACTTCGTTGCAGTAGTAAAGGGTTTTGTTTTGCTATTCGCAATGATGGTGGTGAAGACATTTACATCCGCGATCACCAACTCAATCACGCCTGGAATGGAGATCGTGCTTTCGTTCGCATTACTCGCGAAGGAGGACGTCGACGGTCTCCAGAGGGAAGCGTGCAATGCATCCTCGAACGTTCTACAACGTCCTTACTTGCTCAGGTCGAACGTCAAAACGATCAACTAATCGCTGCTCCCCTGGATGACCGAATGCTGACTACCATTCGATTGCCCGATGAAGCAGCTGAATATCTTTCAGCAGAGCAACCCACAACTGTGGTGGAAGTCCGAGTTAGTAGTTACCCAATTGCTCAAAATGCGGCCAAAGGATTTGTGGTTCGCCCTCTCCCCCTAAATGGTGGCCCAACAGCAGATCGTGATCTCTTGCTCACAAAGGTCGGCTTACATAATCGTCCGGCACCACCAAGAGGATTGGGGAAAGCGCCTATAACAAAGGGTCGGATCGATCTCACTGACCAGCCAGCCTTACTGCTTGAAAGCTGGATGGATTCCAATGCTCCAGGCCTTCCGGCAGTTCACGTGGAAGCCCGTGATGGGGGTTGTCGCCTATGGGTCCACTCCCCTGCAGTGGCTGAGCGCATCGGTGGAATCAACAGCCTTGATCTTTGGCTGAAAGAGCGCATGGAAGCGCTTTGCCTAGGTGAAACCTGGCAACCTCTTTTACAGCCATCACTCAATAAGGTCACGCGTTTCACAACAACAAAGGTTTCCGAAGCAGTCTCTGTTCGAATGGATGTCTCGTCAGAGGGTGAGCTCACTGACTGGGAATTCATGCTTACAAGTGTGAAACCTGTAGCGACAATTGGTTCTGAACAGTTGAAAGCATTAGACGAACGTAAACCAAAGACGAGGACCATCCCGACGGCCCTTAAGGCAATCAAGGGTCAGATTAGTCAACTGGAAACCCTTCGCTTTTGTGCAGGCTGTCTACGTGCTCATGAACATATTCAGGGTCTGGTTGAACTTGATTTACGGCCTCCTTGTTTAGAAGCTCTAGGTGATCTCCGATGGGCCGATCCCAGCGGACTGCGACACCGGTGGATTGATGCGCCTAATGCTATGGATCCGCATTCCCTGCTTCAAACGTTTATTCGTGCGGCGGATCGAGCATGGGAATTCCATCGGGCATCGTTGCAACTTCCTGGTATTACCACGCAAGCAGGAGATCTGGACCCTTCAGTGCTTGCCGATGTAGCTAAGAGTGCTTTCGCTCTTGATTTACCGCTAGAACTAGATGAGGAAGGCGGTAGCCCATCAGCTCAAGAGTTGATCAGTGTGTTTTCTGCATCAACCCATCGTCGGGTGCTTGAACAACAATTGAGTCATGCATTACCGACTATGGATTTTGTGGCTGTTATGGGGGTCAACGATCAGGTGAAATACCGAAAAGATGCCGCCGACGATACTTTATTCAGCTCCGGCAGCAAGTCGGTTGAGAAAGTTAAACCTTCAGCACTGGCTCCCTGGTGCTGCGCCACTATGACCTATGCCCATGTGGTGAATCAACAAGTACTGGTGTTCTTGCTACAAGAGGGGAAAGATCGACCCACAGTCCGCCAAAAAAAGCGTTTGATCCTTGGCCGAAAAAACTGTGTAGCCGACCTCAGTTGGGGATTGTTTACTGGGAGCCAAAATGACAAGCTTCGATCTCTAGTGAGCGATCGCCTAGTTCAAAGGATGAATAACAGGCGCCGGCAGGTTTTAGAACTAGAAAAGGATCTATTGGCTATGGTTCAAGCCCGTGCTGCCCAGCCGTTGGTTGGGCAGCAAGCTGAAGGTCGTATTAGCGGAGTTCAGAGCTACGGGTTTTTCGTTGAAATTGGCGAAAGCCGTTTTGAGGGTTTGGTTCACGTCAGTTCTCTTAATGACGACTGGTACGAATATCGGTCTCGCCAGAATCGCCTGGTTGGCCGTAAAAACAAGCGCGTCTATCAACTTGGCGACAGTGTTCAAGTCCGAGTGCTCAAGGTTGATGTTTTACGCAATCAGATCGATCTTGAAGTGAATTCTTTTCTACAAATAGAACACGACACCGAGCAAGTTGACGCAGCGCCGCTTCTACCGGTCCTTTGA
- a CDS encoding flavin prenyltransferase UbiX, which yields MHPYVLAVTGASAQPLAERSLELLLANGRTVHLVLSRGAHAVFRAEQGLTIPVDSKKQISFWRQRLNVNKGELICHRWNDQSASIASGSYRTKAMVIVPCSMGTVGRVNAGVAMDLIERCADVHLKEKRPLVIAPRETPFSLIHLRNLTALAEAGATIAPPTPAWYTQPRTLEDMVNFLVVRLFDGLDEDLAPLQRWSGPLR from the coding sequence ATGCACCCGTATGTTTTGGCCGTTACTGGCGCCTCTGCGCAACCTCTGGCGGAACGTTCGCTAGAACTCCTTTTAGCCAATGGACGAACCGTCCATCTTGTGCTTAGTCGTGGAGCACATGCAGTATTTCGAGCCGAGCAAGGATTGACTATTCCCGTCGATTCAAAAAAACAAATCTCATTTTGGCGTCAGCGACTCAACGTCAATAAAGGAGAGTTGATTTGTCATAGATGGAACGATCAGAGTGCCTCCATAGCTAGCGGGAGTTATCGCACAAAGGCAATGGTGATTGTTCCCTGCAGCATGGGAACGGTAGGCCGAGTCAATGCTGGCGTTGCTATGGATTTGATTGAGCGGTGCGCAGATGTGCATCTCAAAGAAAAACGTCCACTCGTGATTGCTCCACGGGAAACCCCGTTCAGCTTAATTCATCTCAGGAATCTCACCGCGCTTGCTGAAGCCGGCGCCACTATTGCACCGCCGACCCCCGCTTGGTATACCCAGCCCAGAACCTTAGAAGATATGGTTAATTTTCTAGTAGTTAGACTATTTGACGGATTAGATGAAGATCTAGCTCCACTCCAGCGCTGGAGTGGCCCTTTGCGATGA
- a CDS encoding DUF2996 domain-containing protein, which produces MSTTPTDKSKSTTKPKSPPKPEDRPFSEFIDTLFLPAVEKQLAKNGITADRLERIHGERPVVGGDCPMVVGDLPGDRRFWLCFATDDINSAKVITLADPGSNPTLLESFLIDEKRISLPLLVSRLLQRLNGQKWLGVN; this is translated from the coding sequence GTGAGTACAACGCCTACTGATAAATCAAAATCAACCACTAAGCCCAAAAGCCCCCCCAAGCCTGAGGACAGGCCCTTCTCGGAGTTCATCGATACGTTGTTCTTGCCAGCGGTGGAGAAGCAGTTGGCTAAAAATGGAATAACTGCCGATCGTCTTGAGCGTATTCACGGGGAGCGTCCTGTTGTTGGGGGGGATTGTCCCATGGTCGTAGGAGATTTGCCCGGCGATCGACGCTTCTGGCTTTGCTTTGCTACGGATGACATCAACAGCGCCAAGGTAATTACCCTTGCCGATCCTGGTAGTAATCCAACTCTGTTGGAGAGCTTTTTGATTGATGAAAAGCGTATATCCTTGCCATTGCTAGTGTCTCGTCTCTTGCAACGTCTAAATGGCCAGAAATGGTTGGGGGTTAATTAA
- the acsF gene encoding magnesium-protoporphyrin IX monomethyl ester (oxidative) cyclase has translation MVPPTAVANQAADKVVAVKEPVQDTILTPRFYTTDFEAMAAMDLRPNEAELKAICEEFRKDYNRHHFVRSSDFNGAADKLDPETRRVFVEFLEQSCTSEFSGFLLYKELSRRIKQKNPLLAECFSYMARDEARHAGFLNKSMGDFGMQLDLGFLTKNKNYTFFKPKFIFYATYLSEKIGYWRYITIYRHLDKNPQNKIFPIFNFFENWCQDENRHGDFFDALMKSQPNTVRGPIAKLWCRFFLLAVFATMYVRDLDRKEFYESLGLDARTYDKIVIEKTNETSARIFPVVLNVKNQRFWIRLERLVSNNAALKATDASSTVAPLKLLRKIPLWISNGAEMAKLFLMPAIDSSKFQPAVR, from the coding sequence ATGGTCCCTCCCACCGCAGTGGCTAATCAGGCGGCAGACAAAGTTGTTGCCGTTAAGGAGCCAGTCCAAGACACAATCCTGACACCACGCTTCTATACAACCGACTTCGAGGCCATGGCAGCCATGGATCTTCGTCCAAATGAAGCGGAACTTAAAGCAATCTGTGAAGAATTCCGTAAGGATTACAACCGTCATCACTTTGTCCGTAGTTCAGATTTCAACGGTGCAGCTGACAAGCTCGATCCCGAAACCCGTCGAGTTTTTGTTGAGTTCCTTGAGCAAAGCTGTACTTCTGAATTCTCTGGTTTTTTGCTTTACAAGGAGTTAAGCCGTCGCATTAAACAAAAGAACCCACTATTAGCTGAGTGTTTTAGTTATATGGCTCGTGACGAAGCACGTCATGCAGGTTTCCTGAACAAGTCTATGGGTGATTTCGGAATGCAGCTTGATCTTGGCTTTCTTACTAAAAATAAGAACTACACATTTTTTAAGCCAAAGTTTATATTTTATGCCACATACCTTTCTGAAAAGATTGGCTATTGGCGTTACATCACGATTTATCGCCATTTAGATAAAAATCCTCAAAACAAAATTTTTCCAATTTTTAATTTTTTCGAGAATTGGTGTCAAGACGAAAATCGTCATGGTGATTTTTTTGATGCTCTAATGAAGTCTCAACCAAATACTGTACGTGGGCCGATAGCAAAATTGTGGTGTCGCTTTTTCCTCTTGGCTGTTTTCGCTACGATGTATGTCCGTGACTTAGATCGCAAAGAATTTTACGAATCACTTGGACTTGATGCTCGCACTTATGATAAAATAGTGATTGAAAAGACCAATGAAACCTCAGCTCGGATTTTCCCCGTTGTTCTTAACGTAAAAAACCAGAGATTTTGGATACGCCTTGAACGCTTGGTAAGCAACAATGCTGCCCTTAAAGCAACTGATGCGAGCAGTACCGTGGCACCTTTAAAACTGTTACGCAAAATTCCTTTATGGATTAGTAATGGCGCTGAGATGGCAAAGCTTTTTCTGATGCCTGCTATTGATAGCTCAAAATTTCAGCCCGCTGTGCGCTAA
- a CDS encoding TldD/PmbA family protein, with amino-acid sequence MTDTFSDHWKDLLEDLLNRGAEAGADLVEIFLERTDHIGILAEQDQVTSVSPSFARGSGLRVFREGRDGFVSTNDLTSSGLTRALDQALAMLGLDVNPLSGGRGQFNGLNNLIDHGQSKGDWLTRCPSLITASQQLLRGTSQLNRIGQHLQVRRGSYSRDWQEVLVAASDGTFARDIRLHQSTSLSVLAADGCHRSSVGRRYGSTDRPDDLTQWNIEASASEVCESAGTMLRADYVDAGQMPAVLANRFGGVIFHEACGHLLETTQIERGTTPFADQVGSLIAHPSVTAIDEGLSSGAFGSLSMDDEGMETQRTTLIQDGILQRFISDRAGELRTGHKRTGSGRRQSHAFAAASRMRNTFIAAGPHTPKDLLASVDHGLYCKTMGGGSVGPTGQFNFSVEEGYLIENGQLTKPVKGATLIGDAKEIMPRISMCANDLELAAGFCGSVSGSVYVTVGQPHIKVDSITVGGR; translated from the coding sequence TTGACTGACACCTTCTCTGACCACTGGAAAGATCTTCTGGAAGACCTGTTGAATCGCGGCGCCGAAGCGGGAGCTGATCTCGTGGAAATTTTCCTTGAGCGTACTGACCACATTGGGATCCTTGCTGAACAAGACCAAGTAACTAGCGTAAGTCCCTCCTTCGCTCGAGGATCTGGTCTTCGAGTCTTCCGAGAAGGTCGCGATGGTTTCGTGAGTACCAACGACCTCACAAGTTCCGGTCTTACGCGTGCGCTAGATCAGGCTCTTGCAATGCTAGGACTTGATGTAAACCCACTGTCCGGTGGTCGAGGTCAATTCAATGGATTAAATAACCTTATTGACCATGGTCAATCAAAAGGAGATTGGCTAACACGTTGTCCTTCCCTGATCACCGCAAGCCAACAACTCTTGCGAGGAACAAGTCAACTTAACCGGATTGGTCAACATCTTCAAGTGCGTCGTGGTAGCTACTCACGGGATTGGCAAGAGGTTTTGGTCGCTGCATCGGACGGAACTTTTGCCCGTGACATCCGCTTGCATCAATCCACCAGTCTCTCCGTTCTCGCTGCTGATGGTTGTCACCGATCTAGTGTTGGCCGTCGCTATGGCAGCACCGACCGACCCGATGACCTGACTCAGTGGAATATTGAAGCTAGTGCGTCAGAGGTGTGCGAAAGCGCGGGCACTATGCTGCGCGCTGACTACGTCGATGCCGGCCAAATGCCAGCGGTGCTGGCTAATCGCTTCGGCGGGGTGATCTTTCATGAAGCCTGCGGTCATCTGTTGGAAACCACTCAAATTGAACGTGGTACTACACCCTTTGCTGATCAAGTAGGTTCCTTAATTGCTCACCCTTCGGTAACAGCTATTGATGAAGGTCTTAGTAGCGGAGCCTTCGGATCTCTATCAATGGATGATGAGGGAATGGAAACCCAGCGCACCACTTTGATTCAGGACGGTATATTGCAGCGTTTTATCAGCGATCGCGCCGGAGAGTTAAGAACAGGCCATAAGAGAACAGGCAGCGGTCGACGTCAAAGTCATGCTTTTGCTGCTGCCAGCCGTATGAGAAACACTTTTATTGCGGCAGGTCCCCATACTCCGAAGGATCTCCTTGCCTCGGTCGACCATGGCCTTTACTGCAAGACTATGGGGGGAGGGAGTGTTGGACCGACAGGTCAATTTAACTTTTCTGTAGAAGAAGGATATTTAATTGAAAATGGACAGCTAACGAAGCCAGTCAAAGGGGCAACTCTAATTGGTGATGCTAAGGAGATCATGCCAAGAATTTCCATGTGCGCAAACGACCTTGAGTTAGCTGCTGGTTTCTGTGGGTCCGTCAGTGGGAGCGTTTATGTAACGGTAGGTCAGCCTCACATTAAGGTTGATTCCATCACCGTGGGGGGCCGTTAG
- a CDS encoding TldD/PmbA family protein has protein sequence METNNKLNAVLLRDKLQELATQAGIYQWDLGAACSDDCSVQVDCGEAKQLKAAQRSSITVRVWNNNGLVGITSTTDLSDQGLEQALAGARQASAFGNPDDIPSFSPLADAPLPELVRPLKTRQGIRLLLKTLCDAEADLLGRHKAIRTVPYNGLAESLSQSLYLNSEGALRYTQRTQASLYLYARAEETGRKPRSGGALRLGFSSAELDVAGCIDEAVRRTISHLNYRPIETGTYRVCFTPEAFLSLLGAFSSIFNARSVLDGVSLSQRNSLNQALTVPFLSLHDDGLHPGHVGAVAFDGEGTPTQRLCLIDGGVLNSFLHSEATARAFNVQPTGHAGLGAKVSVSPDWFVISTKKGSSSGSSLDQSTEQSSFVLIESLSALHAGVKATQGSFSLPFDGWLVRSGERISVEAATVAGDIQTVLNSILHLEATAEVTHRGVSPHVWVDGLSITGEA, from the coding sequence ATGGAGACTAATAACAAACTTAACGCCGTCTTACTACGTGATAAGTTGCAAGAGCTAGCAACTCAGGCGGGGATTTATCAGTGGGATCTTGGAGCTGCTTGTAGTGATGACTGTTCCGTACAGGTAGATTGTGGTGAAGCTAAACAACTCAAAGCAGCCCAACGAAGTTCTATTACGGTACGGGTTTGGAATAACAATGGTCTTGTGGGAATCACAAGTACAACAGATTTGTCTGATCAGGGGCTAGAACAAGCTCTGGCGGGTGCTCGCCAAGCCAGCGCTTTTGGCAATCCAGATGATATTCCTAGCTTTTCGCCGCTGGCGGATGCACCGTTACCAGAGTTAGTTCGGCCATTGAAAACCCGCCAAGGGATTCGTCTACTACTAAAGACACTGTGCGATGCAGAAGCTGACTTGCTTGGACGTCATAAAGCGATTCGAACTGTTCCCTACAACGGATTAGCTGAATCACTGTCTCAGAGTCTTTATCTTAATAGCGAAGGTGCTTTACGTTATACGCAACGCACACAAGCCAGTCTTTATCTGTACGCACGAGCTGAAGAAACGGGTAGAAAACCTCGCAGCGGTGGCGCACTTCGACTTGGTTTTAGCAGCGCAGAATTAGACGTGGCTGGTTGCATTGACGAAGCTGTTAGGCGCACTATAAGTCATCTTAATTACCGTCCGATCGAGACTGGTACTTATAGGGTCTGCTTTACTCCAGAAGCATTCTTATCGCTGCTAGGAGCCTTTAGCAGTATATTCAATGCGCGCTCCGTTCTTGATGGTGTCAGCCTGAGTCAGCGTAATTCTCTCAACCAAGCTCTAACAGTACCCTTTCTGTCTCTTCACGATGATGGATTACATCCAGGACACGTCGGTGCAGTAGCCTTTGATGGAGAAGGGACACCAACCCAAAGGCTTTGCTTAATTGATGGGGGGGTACTCAATAGTTTTCTCCATTCAGAAGCCACGGCTCGTGCCTTTAACGTTCAGCCCACAGGTCATGCCGGTCTTGGAGCTAAAGTATCAGTCAGTCCGGATTGGTTTGTAATTAGCACTAAGAAAGGTTCCTCTAGCGGGAGTAGTCTTGATCAAAGTACTGAGCAATCTTCTTTTGTATTGATCGAGAGCCTCTCGGCTTTGCATGCAGGAGTGAAAGCAACACAAGGCTCGTTTTCGCTCCCTTTTGATGGTTGGTTAGTGAGGAGCGGTGAACGTATTTCTGTGGAGGCAGCTACTGTTGCTGGCGATATACAGACGGTTCTAAATTCTATCCTTCATCTCGAAGCAACTGCCGAAGTCACGCATCGAGGTGTTTCACCTCATGTTTGGGTTGATGGTCTATCAATAACCGGTGAAGCTTAA
- the fmt gene encoding methionyl-tRNA formyltransferase encodes MRILYWGTPIYAVPTLKALHQAGHQIVGVVTQPDRRRRRGNKLQASPVKACAESLGLKVFTPERIKTDLECQGELAKLNCDISIVVAFGQILPKVMLNQFPLGCWNGHGSLLPRWRGAGPIQWALMEGDTETGVGIMDMEEELDTGPILIEQRIPIGIRQNAFQLAEQLSQLTAQLMVKAIPLIEAAGPGPKEERLARLAVKPQTQTMSYARMLRKKDFEINWGNPALTIHRQVMGLYPGVLTYWRGKRLKILDTEPLTNQLKNQLSDEARSLLGRWRVDEHAPSTVLECISNLGIVVSGNGCPLLIREAQLEGKARSYGQSLIQSLTATPGDLLS; translated from the coding sequence ATGAGAATTTTATATTGGGGCACACCAATATATGCAGTGCCAACCCTCAAGGCATTGCACCAAGCCGGTCATCAAATTGTTGGTGTCGTCACTCAGCCCGATCGACGGCGAAGACGAGGTAACAAACTTCAAGCTTCGCCGGTCAAGGCTTGTGCGGAAAGTTTAGGCTTAAAAGTATTTACACCAGAACGCATTAAGACAGATCTAGAGTGTCAAGGTGAGTTAGCAAAGCTCAATTGTGATATATCAATTGTTGTTGCTTTTGGACAGATACTACCGAAAGTTATGCTTAATCAATTTCCACTTGGTTGTTGGAATGGACATGGTTCACTTTTACCTCGTTGGCGAGGAGCCGGTCCTATTCAATGGGCGCTCATGGAAGGAGATACTGAAACTGGTGTGGGAATTATGGACATGGAGGAGGAATTAGATACCGGCCCAATCTTGATTGAACAACGTATTCCCATTGGGATACGCCAAAACGCGTTTCAACTGGCGGAGCAATTAAGCCAACTCACAGCACAGCTGATGGTGAAAGCAATTCCATTAATTGAAGCAGCGGGACCTGGGCCAAAAGAGGAACGTTTAGCAAGACTGGCAGTAAAACCTCAGACACAAACCATGAGTTACGCCAGGATGCTAAGGAAGAAGGATTTTGAGATTAACTGGGGTAACCCAGCCTTGACTATCCATCGGCAAGTTATGGGGCTTTACCCAGGAGTATTGACTTACTGGCGTGGAAAACGGCTAAAAATTCTCGACACAGAACCACTAACTAATCAATTAAAAAATCAACTTTCAGATGAGGCACGGTCTTTACTCGGACGTTGGCGGGTTGATGAGCATGCACCAAGCACAGTATTAGAATGCATCAGCAACCTTGGTATTGTAGTGAGTGGTAACGGTTGCCCGTTGTTAATTCGGGAAGCTCAGTTAGAAGGAAAGGCTCGAAGTTATGGACAATCACTCATCCAAAGTTTAACTGCAACTCCAGGAGATTTGCTTAGTTAA